Proteins from a genomic interval of Hornefia porci:
- a CDS encoding replication initiator protein A, translating to MDFDYFYNREAERFNFLKVPEILVDGEEFRGLSAEAIILYSMLLKRTGMSFKNNWIDKEGRVFIYFTVEEIMKRRNISKPTAIKTLDELDSKKGIGLIERVRLGLGKPNIIYVKDFMSVFQVKENDLQKLKNFTSEVKDIDLRSKENELQEVKNLDCNYIENNKSKYSKREYSFSENGLGTFQNVFLAAEDISDLQIIMNSQLENYIERLSAYIKSTGKTYKDHKATILSWFYKDQGRSKEVKISNIPTWEEYDKGEHL from the coding sequence ATGGACTTTGACTATTTCTATAATAGAGAAGCGGAAAGATTTAATTTCTTAAAAGTACCGGAGATATTGGTTGATGGAGAAGAATTTCGGGGATTATCAGCAGAAGCAATTATCCTCTATTCAATGCTTCTTAAACGGACAGGAATGTCTTTTAAGAATAACTGGATAGACAAGGAAGGCAGGGTATTTATATATTTCACAGTTGAAGAAATTATGAAAAGAAGAAATATCTCAAAGCCGACTGCCATAAAAACATTAGATGAGTTAGATAGTAAAAAAGGAATCGGATTGATTGAACGGGTAAGACTTGGACTTGGCAAACCGAATATCATTTATGTCAAAGATTTTATGAGCGTATTTCAGGTAAAAGAAAATGACTTACAGAAGTTAAAAAATTTTACTTCAGAAGTAAAAGATATTGACCTCAGAAGTAAAGAAAATGAACTTCAGGAAGTTAAAAATCTTGACTGTAACTATATAGAGAATAATAAGAGTAAGTATAGTAAGAGAGAATATAGTTTTAGTGAAAACGGGCTTGGAACATTTCAAAATGTGTTTTTAGCTGCTGAAGATATATCCGATTTACAAATCATAATGAACTCACAGCTTGAGAATTACATTGAAAGACTATCGGCATATATCAAAAGCACCGGAAAGACTTATAAAGACCATAAAGCGACAATCCTTTCTTGGTTCTATAAAGATCAGGGAAGAAGCAAAGAAGTGAAAATATCAAATATCCCTACATGGGAAGAATATGATAAAGGAGAACACCTATGA
- a CDS encoding ATP-binding protein — MMKELEKVMIEDVEYSYDPEKEYIKDGHAFCKVCHERKDGKVMAFFDNKMIFKISCKCDRDREAREKERQKQMEIERLKSSCFNSIIQWSYTFENYQGEENQSLIIAKNFVKDYEEMKKENIGLLFYGSVGSGKTYLACSIANSLIEQYRIGVKIRNFAQIINELQKGGFDFDKNAYIESLVNTSVLILDDLGIERDTSYAKEQVYNIVNNRYLKQKPTIFTTNLSYDTIQNCKDSVEYQRIYSRIIEMCIPVMVVGEDFRKIIQKGKLNRNKDRLLNGGERT; from the coding sequence ATGATGAAAGAATTAGAAAAAGTAATGATAGAGGATGTAGAGTATTCTTACGATCCTGAAAAAGAATATATCAAAGACGGACACGCCTTTTGTAAAGTCTGCCATGAAAGAAAAGACGGAAAAGTGATGGCGTTCTTTGATAACAAGATGATATTTAAGATTTCTTGCAAATGCGATAGAGATAGGGAGGCAAGAGAAAAAGAAAGACAAAAGCAGATGGAAATTGAACGATTAAAGAGTAGTTGCTTTAACTCGATTATTCAGTGGTCATACACCTTTGAAAATTATCAGGGAGAAGAAAATCAAAGCCTTATCATTGCTAAAAACTTTGTCAAAGACTATGAGGAGATGAAAAAGGAAAATATCGGGCTTCTCTTTTATGGCTCGGTAGGAAGTGGAAAGACCTATCTTGCCTGCTCCATTGCAAATAGCCTTATTGAACAGTATCGAATAGGTGTTAAAATAAGAAATTTTGCACAGATTATCAATGAGCTGCAAAAGGGAGGATTTGATTTTGATAAGAACGCATATATTGAATCTCTTGTAAATACTTCTGTTCTTATCTTGGATGACTTGGGAATAGAAAGAGATACAAGCTATGCCAAAGAGCAGGTATATAATATTGTCAACAATAGATACTTAAAACAGAAACCGACTATCTTTACGACCAATCTTTCCTACGACACAATCCAAAACTGTAAAGACAGCGTGGAGTATCAAAGAATCTACTCAAGGATTATAGAGATGTGTATTCCTGTTATGGTTGTAGGAGAGGATTTTAGAAAGATTATTCAAAAGGGCAAACTGAATCGTAATAAGGACAGACTGCTGAATGGAGGTGAGAGAACTTGA
- a CDS encoding PcfB family protein: protein MINEEIARKTLNMEVKAAKVTGKLILNLLKKLMKEAEKFGGLEKLVNANGNEVKLKDMVKKGQLEEIPVEEAELKELKKELNRYGVKFSVMKDKETGKYSVFFQAKDMKVMDKAFKHALAQSEKKTERKESIHKNIEKFKEMAKNSVSKDKVKNKQKEQSL, encoded by the coding sequence TTGATCAATGAAGAAATAGCAAGAAAAACGCTGAATATGGAAGTTAAAGCTGCTAAAGTAACAGGAAAGCTAATTCTGAACTTATTAAAGAAATTGATGAAAGAAGCAGAAAAATTTGGAGGACTTGAAAAGCTGGTTAATGCTAACGGAAATGAAGTAAAGCTAAAAGATATGGTAAAAAAGGGACAGCTTGAAGAAATTCCGGTTGAAGAAGCGGAGCTTAAGGAACTGAAAAAAGAACTTAATCGGTATGGTGTTAAGTTTTCAGTGATGAAGGATAAGGAAACAGGTAAATATTCAGTATTTTTTCAAGCCAAAGATATGAAAGTGATGGATAAAGCCTTTAAGCACGCATTAGCACAGTCTGAAAAGAAAACGGAAAGGAAAGAATCTATTCACAAGAATATTGAGAAGTTTAAGGAAATGGCTAAGAACTCTGTTTCCAAAGATAAAGTCAAGAATAAACAAAAGGAGCAGAGCCTATGA
- a CDS encoding VirD4-like conjugal transfer protein, CD1115 family gives MIDKILKDIKGLFKVQDKAKFLKQNIPYLAFFYLGNIFAHHVRSYTGGDVIDKVFQGILEINTMSFLPSIHPVDILMGIGVAALIKFIVYTKGKNAKKFRQGKEYGSARWGNKKDIEPYMDEKFQNNILLTQTERLTMNGRPANPKYARNKNVLVIGGSGSGKTRFYVKPNLMQMHSSYCVTDPKGTIVLECGKMLEDNGYEIKILNTINFKKSMKYNPFAYIRSEKDILKLVQTIIANTKGEGEKAGEDFWVKAEKLYYTALIGYIFYEAPREEKNFATLLDMIDASEVREDDETYMNPIDRLFEALEKKEPTHFAVKQYKKYKLAAGKTAKSILISCGARLAPFDIRELRDLMSEDELELDTLGDRKTALFVIISDTDDTFNFVVSIMYSQLFNLLCDKADDVYGGRLPVHVRCLLDEFANIGLIPKFEKLIATIRSREISASIILQAQSQLKAIYKDNADTIVGNCDSTLFLGGKEKTTLKELSETLGKETIDLYNTSETRSNQKSFGLNYQKTGKELMSQDEITVMDGGKCIFQLRGVRPFLSDKFDITKHKNYKFLEDYDKKNVFDIEEYIKRKGKVKLNRNTVITRL, from the coding sequence ATGATAGATAAAATATTAAAAGACATCAAAGGCTTATTTAAGGTGCAGGATAAGGCAAAGTTTCTAAAGCAAAACATTCCCTATCTTGCATTTTTCTATTTAGGAAACATCTTTGCCCATCATGTGAGAAGCTATACCGGTGGTGATGTCATAGATAAAGTCTTTCAAGGGATATTGGAGATCAACACGATGAGTTTTCTTCCAAGTATTCATCCGGTGGATATTTTAATGGGCATAGGAGTGGCTGCTTTAATTAAATTTATTGTCTATACCAAAGGTAAAAATGCTAAAAAGTTTAGACAGGGGAAAGAGTATGGCTCAGCAAGATGGGGAAATAAGAAAGATATTGAGCCATACATGGATGAAAAGTTTCAAAACAATATCTTGCTTACCCAGACAGAACGCCTAACTATGAATGGTAGACCGGCTAATCCAAAGTATGCTCGTAACAAAAATGTACTTGTAATCGGTGGATCAGGAAGTGGTAAGACAAGATTTTATGTCAAACCTAACCTTATGCAGATGCACAGTAGCTATTGCGTAACTGATCCAAAAGGAACGATAGTCCTTGAATGTGGCAAGATGCTTGAAGACAATGGATATGAGATTAAAATCTTAAATACCATTAACTTCAAAAAGAGTATGAAATACAATCCTTTTGCCTATATTCGTTCTGAGAAAGATATTCTGAAATTGGTACAGACAATCATTGCAAATACGAAAGGAGAGGGAGAAAAAGCAGGTGAGGATTTTTGGGTGAAAGCCGAAAAACTCTACTACACAGCCCTTATAGGATACATCTTCTATGAAGCTCCAAGAGAAGAAAAGAACTTTGCAACGCTCCTTGATATGATAGACGCTTCCGAAGTCAGAGAAGATGACGAAACCTATATGAATCCGATAGATAGGCTCTTTGAAGCACTTGAAAAGAAAGAACCTACACACTTTGCAGTAAAGCAATACAAAAAATATAAATTGGCTGCGGGAAAAACGGCAAAATCTATTCTTATCTCTTGTGGTGCAAGGCTTGCTCCATTTGATATTAGGGAACTTAGGGACTTGATGAGTGAAGATGAACTTGAGCTTGATACACTCGGAGATAGAAAAACGGCACTCTTTGTTATTATCTCTGATACTGATGATACCTTTAACTTTGTAGTATCCATTATGTACTCACAACTTTTTAATCTCTTATGTGATAAGGCAGATGATGTATATGGCGGACGATTACCTGTCCATGTGAGATGCTTGCTTGATGAATTTGCAAACATCGGCTTAATTCCAAAGTTTGAGAAACTTATAGCAACAATCCGTTCCAGAGAAATATCAGCAAGTATCATACTTCAAGCACAATCTCAGTTAAAGGCAATCTATAAGGATAATGCCGATACAATCGTAGGTAACTGTGATAGTACCTTGTTCCTTGGTGGCAAGGAGAAAACTACACTAAAAGAATTGTCTGAAACACTGGGAAAAGAAACGATAGATTTATATAACACATCGGAAACAAGGTCAAATCAAAAGTCTTTCGGACTTAATTATCAAAAGACAGGTAAGGAACTGATGAGCCAAGATGAGATTACTGTAATGGACGGTGGTAAATGTATTTTTCAGCTTAGAGGTGTAAGACCTTTTCTTTCAGATAAATTCGACATCACAAAGCATAAGAACTATAAGTTCTTAGAAGATTATGACAAGAAGAATGTGTTTGATATTGAAGAATATATAAAGAGAAAAGGCAAGGTTAAGCTTAATAGAAATACGGTAATTACAAGATTGTAA
- a CDS encoding VOC family protein — MNKITCICLGVKDMERSIKFYRDGLGYKTDCRENNPSVCFFDTPGTKFELFPLEQLAKDIDENNPPKGNGFSGITLAYNVEHKEDVETVIALVRKAGGKIVKEPQEVFWGGYHAYFSDLDGYYWEVSWGPNFQFDENGLLKF, encoded by the coding sequence ATGAACAAGATTACTTGTATTTGTTTAGGTGTGAAAGATATGGAAAGGTCAATAAAGTTTTATAGAGATGGTTTAGGATATAAGACTGATTGCAGAGAAAATAATCCGTCAGTATGCTTTTTTGATACTCCGGGAACAAAGTTTGAACTATTTCCTTTGGAACAATTAGCAAAAGATATTGATGAAAATAATCCACCAAAAGGGAATGGATTTTCAGGAATTACATTAGCCTACAATGTTGAACATAAAGAAGATGTAGAGACTGTAATTGCATTAGTAAGAAAAGCAGGTGGAAAAATTGTAAAAGAGCCACAGGAAGTTTTTTGGGGTGGATATCACGCATATTTTTCGGATTTAGATGGATACTATTGGGAAGTTTCATGGGGACCGAATTTTCAATTTGATGAAAATGGATTGCTGAAATTTTGA